Proteins from a genomic interval of Methanoplanus endosymbiosus:
- a CDS encoding NifB/NifX family molybdenum-iron cluster-binding protein, with product MKKIAIAALGEGTIADEVSPVFARSPVFCIATVMSGDLVSLESVKNSAGDIPCSAGAISAKALADLGIDSVIAGDFGPQSCGVFRESGVAAYAASGCRISEALERYLAGDLSLYDYSYIADGDFSGRSDVSGFYFGRRGAKHAQRSHVCGRCGYISGDIKERGDKCPKCGLMSL from the coding sequence ATGAAAAAAATAGCTATAGCTGCGCTTGGGGAAGGAACGATTGCTGATGAGGTTTCACCTGTCTTTGCAAGGTCACCGGTTTTCTGTATTGCTACTGTAATGTCCGGAGATCTGGTCAGTCTTGAGTCGGTAAAAAATTCTGCCGGAGATATTCCCTGTAGTGCAGGTGCTATCTCGGCTAAGGCTCTGGCAGATCTCGGTATTGACTCTGTGATTGCCGGAGATTTTGGCCCGCAGTCCTGTGGTGTCTTCAGGGAGAGCGGGGTTGCTGCTTATGCTGCCAGTGGCTGCAGGATCTCTGAGGCCCTTGAGAGATACCTTGCCGGAGATCTCTCGTTATATGATTATTCATATATTGCGGATGGCGATTTTTCCGGCAGAAGTGATGTTTCAGGCTTTTACTTTGGGCGCAGGGGTGCGAAACATGCCCAAAGGTCTCATGTCTGTGGCAGGTGCGGCTATATTTCTGGAGATATTAAGGAGAGAGGGGATAAATGCCCCAAATGTGGTCTGATGTCGCTTTGA
- a CDS encoding nitrogenase component 1: MQNNDNTGHNACFNPLWPCAMVGAASFLAGIKDLGVVINGSSGCYYFAELAIPDPLSSTFLVQDEIIFGTEERIKEIIDGLSGIYDKFAVINTCVPSLTGDDITGFLSDYDTLFVDLPGYCGDFDYGYKKAAEAIGITPDAGREGVNIDGICSIDPFHAGNLNECRRLLSLAEVPVEAILSSDSYDSVKNPSDFSITANPDYAVSGAGHSHSVLGIKNTIRAFEALGELIPQCRPDKVLEEAESAEENIIKACDRFLRKHDPPATAIFATEGYAGYTAEIFQNYLDANILYTGLRNNLSPEDHRPDKIPEYNKKSEDQHNRYRKDYVNDLKTITEILNHEKPDLIIGSSFESVKYPKAKFFGITFPSREKISLHNAPITGIEGELCYIENILNILSRKN; the protein is encoded by the coding sequence ATGCAGAATAATGATAATACCGGCCATAACGCATGTTTCAACCCCCTCTGGCCGTGTGCCATGGTCGGTGCGGCATCCTTCCTTGCCGGAATTAAAGATCTCGGAGTAGTCATAAACGGTTCAAGCGGATGCTATTACTTTGCCGAACTCGCTATACCTGATCCCTTAAGCAGCACATTTCTGGTACAGGATGAAATTATATTCGGCACAGAAGAGCGCATAAAAGAGATAATAGATGGCCTCTCCGGCATATACGATAAATTCGCGGTCATCAATACATGCGTGCCGTCACTCACAGGTGACGACATAACCGGCTTTCTCAGCGACTATGACACCCTCTTCGTTGACCTGCCCGGATACTGTGGCGATTTTGATTACGGATACAAAAAAGCAGCAGAAGCCATCGGAATAACACCGGATGCCGGCAGAGAAGGGGTGAACATAGACGGGATCTGCTCCATTGATCCCTTCCATGCCGGAAACTTAAACGAATGCAGAAGGCTGCTCTCACTTGCAGAAGTGCCTGTTGAGGCAATCCTCTCATCTGACAGTTACGACTCAGTAAAAAACCCTTCTGACTTCAGCATTACAGCAAACCCGGATTACGCAGTATCGGGTGCCGGACACAGCCACTCTGTGCTTGGAATAAAGAATACCATCAGGGCATTTGAAGCACTCGGAGAGCTGATCCCGCAGTGCAGACCGGATAAAGTACTGGAAGAGGCTGAGAGCGCAGAAGAGAATATCATCAAAGCCTGTGACCGGTTCTTAAGAAAACACGACCCGCCGGCAACTGCAATATTTGCAACGGAAGGGTATGCCGGATATACAGCAGAAATATTTCAGAATTATCTGGATGCCAATATACTGTACACAGGACTCAGAAACAATCTGTCACCTGAAGACCACAGGCCGGATAAAATTCCGGAATACAACAAAAAATCTGAAGATCAGCACAATAGATACAGAAAAGATTACGTCAATGACCTGAAGACCATAACAGAGATTCTTAACCACGAAAAACCTGATCTCATCATTGGATCGTCATTTGAATCTGTAAAATACCCCAAAGCTAAATTCTTCGGGATAACCTTCCCGTCAAGGGAGAAGATATCACTCCACAACGCACCAATAACCGGAATTGAAGGAGAACTCTGTTATATTGAAAATATCCTCAATATTCTGAGCAGAAAAAACTGA
- a CDS encoding nitrogenase component 1 — MNLKTSHSDISRHEGCTIQGALSITAFVDDAITIIHGPSGCTHQSSAFFYSALMYNGYFDIPFILSSEINENDIIFGGEKKLAEAIEKALTYNPKAVFVLGTCVSATIGDSIEEVCREYTDIPVIPVNTAGFLGGSFTSGFEEALLAVSALIAEDENAILKKTKKQSKTKIPSVNIIGEKNLESDIDENYAEVKRLLKLLNVGINMRLARHTSVSDIQNMKSADLNIFREKFPDTITDHFTQKTGLKYIEEFPAGFTGSIEFIKKVAEKLDLNPGYALAEERKYQQSIIEEFSDIKGRTINFDSFGFQNADYDILNEMSEYFGIKVDDDGTEIPIPFSAPVGSTGIKRMLHQWRRFLRHAE, encoded by the coding sequence ATGAACTTGAAGACCTCGCACTCAGATATATCAAGGCATGAAGGTTGCACAATACAGGGCGCTCTATCTATAACCGCATTTGTTGATGACGCAATAACAATAATACACGGCCCGTCAGGCTGTACCCACCAGTCATCAGCATTCTTTTACTCAGCCCTGATGTACAACGGCTATTTTGACATACCCTTCATACTCTCAAGCGAAATAAACGAAAACGACATAATATTCGGCGGGGAAAAAAAACTTGCAGAAGCTATAGAAAAGGCACTCACATACAACCCAAAGGCAGTATTTGTCCTTGGCACATGCGTATCCGCAACGATAGGGGACAGCATAGAAGAAGTCTGCCGGGAATATACGGACATACCCGTAATTCCGGTAAACACCGCAGGATTCCTCGGCGGATCATTTACCAGCGGATTTGAAGAGGCACTTCTCGCAGTCTCCGCCCTGATTGCCGAAGATGAAAACGCCATTCTCAAAAAAACAAAAAAACAAAGCAAAACCAAAATTCCGTCTGTGAACATAATCGGAGAGAAAAACCTCGAATCTGACATAGACGAAAACTATGCCGAAGTAAAGAGACTCCTAAAACTCCTCAATGTCGGAATCAACATGCGCCTTGCAAGGCACACATCAGTAAGCGACATACAGAATATGAAAAGCGCGGATCTGAATATATTCCGCGAAAAATTTCCGGACACCATAACAGACCATTTCACCCAAAAAACCGGCCTGAAATATATAGAAGAGTTCCCCGCCGGATTTACAGGCTCTATAGAATTCATAAAAAAAGTCGCGGAAAAGTTAGATCTCAATCCCGGATATGCTCTTGCAGAAGAAAGAAAATACCAGCAGTCCATCATTGAAGAGTTCAGTGACATAAAGGGCAGAACAATTAATTTTGACTCATTCGGCTTTCAGAATGCAGATTATGACATCCTCAATGAGATGTCAGAATATTTCGGAATAAAGGTGGATGATGACGGCACTGAAATTCCCATACCATTCTCAGCGCCGGTTGGGAGTACAGGCATAAAAAGAATGCTTCACCAGTGGAGGAGGTTTCTCAGACATGCAGAATAA
- the cfbC gene encoding Ni-sirohydrochlorin a,c-diamide reductive cyclase ATP-dependent reductase subunit yields the protein MKQIALYGKGGIGKSTTSANLSAALSEKKLDILQIGCDPKHDSTRMLMRGEWIPTVLDLIRENGEKNLTTEDIVHKGYNNIRCVEAGGPEPGIGCAGRGIIATFQLLEKLKALYGDIIVYDVLGDVVCGGFAMPMREGYAQEVYLVTSGDFMALYAANNICKAIARLSKRSKNRCRLAGVICNSANIEGERELVEEFARSINSEMIAFIPRSKTVRVSEVNKRTVLEYAPESEQAEVYRELADKIINNRPAADKTPTPLEMDELEDLALRYIKA from the coding sequence ATGAAACAGATCGCCCTGTACGGCAAAGGCGGAATAGGAAAATCAACAACCTCAGCAAACCTCTCCGCCGCTTTATCTGAAAAAAAACTCGATATCCTCCAGATAGGCTGCGACCCAAAACATGACAGCACCCGGATGCTCATGCGCGGGGAATGGATACCAACAGTCCTTGATCTCATTCGGGAAAACGGCGAGAAGAACCTGACAACAGAAGACATAGTCCACAAAGGCTACAACAACATCCGCTGCGTAGAAGCCGGCGGCCCGGAACCCGGAATCGGCTGTGCCGGACGCGGCATCATAGCAACCTTCCAGCTCCTCGAAAAGCTCAAAGCACTCTACGGTGACATCATCGTATATGACGTTCTTGGCGATGTCGTCTGTGGCGGCTTTGCAATGCCTATGCGTGAAGGCTACGCTCAGGAGGTATATCTGGTTACCTCCGGAGACTTCATGGCACTGTACGCCGCCAACAACATCTGCAAGGCTATTGCAAGACTGTCAAAGCGGTCAAAGAACCGGTGCAGACTCGCCGGAGTCATCTGCAACTCAGCCAACATAGAGGGCGAGAGAGAACTGGTGGAGGAATTTGCCAGGAGCATAAACTCTGAGATGATAGCCTTCATTCCAAGAAGCAAAACCGTCAGAGTCTCCGAGGTAAACAAACGAACAGTTCTTGAATACGCGCCGGAATCAGAACAGGCAGAAGTGTACAGAGAACTTGCAGATAAAATAATCAATAACAGACCTGCGGCAGACAAAACACCTACCCCCCTTGAGATGGATGAACTTGAAGACCTCGCACTCAGATATATCAAGGCATGA
- a CDS encoding ABC transporter ATP-binding protein, translating into MSIISDSVKIMRYLFSPFKKIIALYLIAVIILSFLEVFRISLVYPIINYGLGVENQPKLLDAFYDFLIPSSVDPFLAAAFLLLITTLIIAGFYAVVAYAGAYLFATVRDSLDRRVFDTIQSRPYSFFASKKQGDLLYIGQGAVTESGMAINQFVELLRNALLSLLYLLFLFYLSFWLTIGVMVLGAVYAFFVKQQLFSRVYRNSGELNRSLMEKSVVYQEFISGIKTMFITGSVGVWKKKYESSINSLLKAYLNVNALSKIPSIANDFIMFSIIALGGILLYFFTGGNFIPYIGIFGTFMLALYRLVPSLTAVQSNLSALVQYLPALEMVYNILSEDELNKSRLSDNSGKSQKLKFSFEKKIEFHDLSFRYDSTKENTIQNLSLEVNKNTKVAIVGSSGSGKTTAANLLALLYKPSSGGIFVDGVNLNDIDHSDYLRHLGYIGQETFVYHDTIKENIRFGLDCSDKDIINAAKLADAHGFIMEAGEGYDTIIGDQGIKLSGGQRQRIAIARIILRKPEILLLDEATSSLDNISEQKIMESVEKLSINMTVITIAHRLSTIQNADLICVLKDGRLVESGSHEDLMELKGVYWNLYLGQNEDKDISSMDC; encoded by the coding sequence ATGTCAATAATCAGTGATTCTGTAAAGATAATGCGCTATCTTTTCAGCCCTTTTAAGAAGATAATTGCTCTGTATCTAATAGCTGTTATTATTTTGAGTTTTTTGGAAGTATTCAGAATTTCGCTTGTATATCCAATAATTAATTACGGTCTTGGCGTTGAAAACCAACCAAAACTTCTGGATGCATTTTATGATTTTCTTATTCCTTCATCGGTTGATCCGTTTCTGGCAGCTGCATTTCTGCTTCTTATAACTACACTTATTATTGCAGGGTTTTATGCGGTTGTTGCATACGCTGGAGCATATCTTTTTGCAACAGTTCGTGATTCACTGGACAGAAGGGTTTTTGATACAATACAGAGCAGGCCGTATAGTTTTTTTGCGTCAAAAAAACAGGGGGATCTATTATATATTGGTCAGGGTGCTGTTACAGAGTCTGGCATGGCCATAAATCAGTTTGTTGAACTTTTAAGAAATGCATTGTTGTCACTGTTATACCTGTTATTTTTATTTTATCTTTCATTCTGGCTGACTATTGGTGTTATGGTTCTTGGTGCAGTATATGCATTTTTTGTAAAACAGCAATTATTTTCACGTGTTTACAGGAATAGTGGTGAACTGAATAGATCATTGATGGAAAAATCAGTTGTTTACCAGGAGTTTATTTCCGGAATCAAAACGATGTTCATAACCGGTTCAGTCGGAGTCTGGAAGAAAAAGTATGAATCTTCAATAAACAGTCTCTTAAAAGCATATTTAAATGTAAATGCATTGTCCAAAATCCCGTCCATTGCGAATGATTTTATAATGTTCTCAATCATTGCGCTTGGTGGGATACTTCTGTATTTTTTCACAGGTGGCAACTTCATTCCTTATATTGGAATATTTGGTACATTCATGCTTGCATTATATCGTCTTGTACCTTCCCTGACTGCTGTACAGAGTAATTTGTCTGCTCTGGTGCAATACCTTCCTGCACTTGAGATGGTTTATAATATTCTGTCTGAGGATGAGTTGAACAAATCTCGATTGTCGGATAATTCAGGTAAATCACAAAAATTAAAATTTTCGTTTGAGAAAAAAATTGAATTTCATGATCTTTCTTTTAGATATGATAGTACAAAAGAAAATACTATTCAGAATCTGTCACTTGAAGTAAATAAAAATACTAAGGTTGCTATTGTTGGAAGTTCGGGTTCCGGGAAAACTACAGCTGCAAATCTTCTTGCACTTTTATATAAACCCTCATCCGGAGGAATATTTGTTGATGGTGTGAATTTAAATGATATTGATCATTCTGATTATCTGCGCCATTTGGGTTATATCGGGCAGGAAACTTTTGTTTATCATGATACAATAAAGGAGAATATCCGATTTGGTCTGGACTGTTCTGATAAGGACATAATCAATGCGGCAAAACTTGCTGATGCGCATGGTTTTATCATGGAGGCCGGAGAGGGATATGACACAATTATCGGGGATCAGGGAATAAAACTGTCTGGCGGTCAGAGGCAGAGAATTGCTATTGCGAGGATTATTCTAAGGAAACCTGAAATTCTGCTTTTAGATGAGGCTACAAGTTCTCTTGACAATATCTCTGAGCAGAAAATTATGGAGTCTGTTGAAAAATTATCTATAAATATGACGGTGATCACAATTGCCCATAGATTGTCAACAATTCAGAACGCTGATCTTATTTGTGTTTTAAAGGATGGGAGACTTGTTGAAAGCGGTTCGCATGAGGATTTAATGGAATTAAAAGGGGTATACTGGAATTTGTATCTGGGACAGAATGAGGATAAGGATATATCTTCTATGGATTGCTAA
- a CDS encoding class I SAM-dependent methyltransferase gives MTKQEEISCYICGNKKCSQIHDNIRYNLSPRPFRCDQCGFVFIYPKMTPEIEKEFYEKTYRSAYDNQDAKGLWESSLPEAKRRVSRFMDLFSTDSKLLEIGCASGYFLFEAKEHVKSVTGVELTKDYVKYGREKGLDVRESLNDVPDNYYDIIFMFHVLEHIDDPIYFLQDLKKKLSPTGKLIIEVPNVEDVLVSVYRIKNHLDFYWEIAHNYYFSKISLKHVLDQAGYQSVIYPLQRYDLSNHMYWMQFGKPGGQGYYNSIFTPALLAEYENNLKDKFICDTIYAIAEKNCAGTDLK, from the coding sequence TTGACTAAACAAGAAGAAATTTCCTGCTATATTTGTGGCAACAAAAAGTGCAGTCAAATCCATGATAATATAAGATATAATCTGTCCCCAAGACCTTTTCGATGTGATCAATGTGGATTTGTATTTATATACCCTAAAATGACTCCGGAAATTGAAAAAGAATTTTATGAAAAAACATATAGATCAGCGTATGATAATCAGGATGCCAAGGGTCTCTGGGAATCAAGTCTACCGGAAGCAAAAAGACGTGTTTCAAGATTTATGGATTTGTTTTCTACTGATTCAAAACTTCTAGAAATTGGATGTGCGTCCGGTTATTTTCTTTTTGAAGCAAAAGAACATGTGAAATCAGTTACTGGTGTAGAATTAACAAAAGATTATGTCAAATATGGAAGGGAAAAGGGATTGGATGTACGAGAATCATTGAATGATGTTCCAGACAATTACTATGATATTATTTTCATGTTTCATGTTCTTGAGCATATCGATGATCCAATTTATTTTCTTCAGGATTTAAAGAAGAAGCTGTCTCCAACGGGAAAATTAATAATTGAAGTTCCAAATGTTGAAGATGTGCTTGTTTCAGTCTATAGAATTAAAAATCATCTTGATTTTTACTGGGAAATTGCTCATAATTACTATTTCTCAAAAATTTCTCTGAAGCATGTGTTAGATCAGGCAGGATACCAGTCGGTAATATATCCATTACAGAGGTATGATTTATCTAATCATATGTACTGGATGCAATTTGGGAAACCCGGTGGCCAGGGGTATTATAATTCAATATTTACACCAGCACTTCTTGCAGAATATGAAAACAATCTGAAGGATAAATTCATCTGTGACACAATATACGCAATTGCGGAAAAAAATTGTGCGGGAACAGATCTGAAATAA
- the istA gene encoding IS21 family transposase, translating to MKNYKEILRLESLGLKKTEIAKSCNCSRTTVVNTLKRAKEYNLDWNKVKDLSNESIAKKIMPSHAPSVSYQMPDYEYIHREMAKSGVTLGLLWVEYCEQCRESGLIPYKQTQFNKYYRDFIHKTKATMHLEHKPGEIMEVDWAGQKVTIFDTDTGNSVKVSIFVSVLPYSGYAYVEGFLSQNQENWITAHVNSYRYFGGVTRILVPDNLKTGVIKNTADETIINKMYQELAEHYGTAILPARPYSPKDKATVEKSVNTVSTWILAALRNQEFLSLREFNEAIHEKLVDFNKNEFQKKEGCRESWFEEEKNYLIPLPEKPYEPAIWKTATVQYNYHVTVENKNYSCPYEYIRHKVDIRLTGRIVEIFYRGERIASHPRLKGHSSQYSTLKEHMPPNHQKYSSWNGERFQKWARSYGINTHAVVNYFLTRDKVEQQGYKSCMALLKLSDKYPQQHIEKACERALSYTPRPSLKSIQTILRSKQEILLTENESKEKDTSSQYAFTRGSDYYSGDDD from the coding sequence ATGAAAAACTACAAAGAGATTCTAAGACTGGAAAGTCTTGGATTAAAGAAAACGGAGATTGCAAAATCCTGCAACTGCTCACGAACAACGGTGGTAAATACACTGAAAAGAGCTAAGGAATACAATCTCGACTGGAACAAAGTCAAAGACCTAAGCAATGAGTCAATAGCAAAAAAGATCATGCCTTCCCATGCACCAAGTGTTTCCTATCAGATGCCGGACTATGAATATATTCACCGGGAGATGGCAAAGAGTGGTGTCACTTTGGGATTGCTCTGGGTTGAATACTGCGAACAGTGCCGCGAATCCGGTCTTATACCCTATAAACAGACTCAATTCAATAAATATTATCGTGACTTTATTCATAAAACCAAAGCTACCATGCATTTGGAGCATAAACCAGGCGAGATCATGGAAGTTGACTGGGCCGGACAAAAGGTAACAATATTTGATACAGATACAGGAAACTCAGTAAAAGTTTCTATTTTTGTTTCTGTTCTTCCATACAGTGGTTATGCCTACGTTGAAGGATTCCTCTCTCAGAATCAGGAGAACTGGATTACAGCTCATGTTAATTCTTACAGATATTTTGGTGGTGTAACAAGGATCCTTGTTCCTGACAACCTGAAAACCGGTGTAATCAAAAATACCGCAGATGAAACAATCATCAACAAAATGTACCAGGAACTTGCAGAGCACTATGGAACTGCAATTCTCCCTGCAAGGCCATACTCTCCAAAAGACAAGGCTACAGTTGAAAAATCAGTAAACACCGTATCAACATGGATACTTGCTGCACTTAGAAACCAGGAGTTTCTCTCACTGCGTGAATTCAATGAGGCAATCCATGAAAAATTAGTTGACTTCAACAAAAATGAATTCCAGAAAAAAGAAGGGTGCAGGGAATCCTGGTTTGAGGAAGAAAAGAATTACCTCATACCACTGCCGGAAAAACCCTATGAACCTGCCATATGGAAAACTGCCACAGTGCAGTACAATTATCATGTAACTGTCGAAAACAAGAATTACTCATGTCCATATGAATACATTAGGCATAAGGTTGATATTCGACTAACAGGGAGAATAGTAGAGATTTTTTACAGGGGCGAACGTATTGCTTCACATCCAAGGCTTAAGGGCCATTCTTCCCAGTATAGTACCCTTAAGGAACACATGCCGCCAAACCATCAGAAATACTCTTCCTGGAATGGAGAACGTTTCCAGAAGTGGGCCAGAAGTTATGGAATAAACACTCATGCTGTAGTCAATTATTTTCTTACACGGGATAAAGTTGAACAGCAGGGCTACAAATCCTGTATGGCACTTTTGAAACTTTCCGACAAATATCCACAACAACACATTGAAAAAGCGTGTGAACGTGCATTATCATATACTCCAAGACCGAGTCTGAAGAGTATCCAGACAATCTTAAGATCCAAGCAGGAGATTTTGCTTACTGAAAATGAATCCAAAGAAAAGGATACTTCCTCACAATATGCATTCACCCGTGGTTCTGATTATTACAGCGGAGATGATGATTGA
- the istB gene encoding IS21-like element helper ATPase IstB, with protein MLDENTLGKLYEMRLNSMARDFREQLKDNSFSDMPFEERFGLLVDSEWQSRKNRKLELLIRKAEYVYPQACIEDINYEPSRHLDKGQILRLSFCNYIPECNNVIILGATGTGKSYISCALGVSANRKYYSTKYIRLPDLFAEMAVSRGEGKYRDLIKKYKKINLLILDEWLLMPLSHTEARDLLEIIEARCKKGSTIFCSQFEVKGWYQKIGNETLADSICDRISHNAYTIVLKGDSMRKLNGLRKEEFGLADKE; from the coding sequence ATGCTGGATGAAAATACACTCGGCAAGCTTTATGAGATGAGGCTGAACAGCATGGCACGGGATTTCCGTGAACAGCTGAAAGATAATTCATTTTCAGATATGCCATTTGAAGAAAGATTTGGGCTTTTGGTTGATTCAGAATGGCAATCCCGCAAAAACAGGAAACTGGAACTGCTTATCAGGAAAGCAGAGTATGTCTACCCACAGGCCTGTATTGAAGATATAAACTATGAACCAAGCCGTCATCTCGATAAAGGACAGATTCTAAGACTGTCGTTTTGTAATTACATTCCTGAATGCAATAATGTTATCATCCTTGGTGCTACAGGCACTGGTAAGAGTTATATTAGTTGTGCTTTAGGTGTGTCTGCGAATCGCAAATATTATTCCACAAAATACATCAGACTCCCCGATCTATTCGCTGAAATGGCAGTCTCACGGGGTGAAGGAAAATACAGAGATCTGATTAAAAAATATAAAAAAATAAACTTGCTAATTTTGGATGAATGGCTTTTAATGCCACTTTCACATACTGAAGCAAGGGATCTCTTAGAGATTATTGAAGCACGTTGTAAAAAGGGGTCTACGATATTCTGTTCCCAATTTGAAGTAAAAGGTTGGTATCAAAAAATAGGCAATGAAACTCTTGCTGATTCAATCTGTGATAGAATATCTCATAATGCCTATACCATTGTACTAAAAGGAGACTCTATGAGAAAATTAAATGGACTGAGAAAGGAAGAATTCGGGTTAGCTGATAAAGAATAA
- a CDS encoding radical SAM/SPASM domain-containing protein, which yields MFDINFYMKARDIQKKINSGEKFSKDNLFAKFEEFRSKVPVVYNIETTNACNMKCEMCPRTTMMTRPVKTLKKETFERIIDQLRPFSAQEWNKWEYFCKSEYGISSKDMSENHFFLNIIPKVIQLHGYGDPLLDQNMAEYVRLLHEKDFFSYFSCNPANINIDVTREMFENNLDYIKYSLESVSDTTHKKIRGNESNFSDSYKKILELLAIKKEFGYKTTIIITMLDLNRPDQMEDFRKLKSAFAGKDVYIYLKSEDQQWYRKDYHGTASVHWSEICKHPWMSMTIKSNGEAAMCMEDFNNEIILGDVSKESLFDIWNGEKYQQFRWDHFNLNSNIKCKGQCDMHLIGEYCKNQV from the coding sequence ATGTTTGATATAAATTTTTATATGAAGGCACGTGACATCCAGAAAAAGATAAATTCCGGCGAAAAATTTTCCAAAGATAATTTATTCGCAAAATTTGAAGAATTTCGTAGCAAAGTCCCGGTTGTGTACAATATCGAAACTACCAATGCCTGTAATATGAAATGTGAAATGTGTCCACGGACAACAATGATGACAAGGCCGGTGAAAACTCTAAAAAAGGAAACCTTTGAACGAATAATTGATCAGTTGAGACCATTTTCAGCGCAGGAATGGAATAAATGGGAGTACTTTTGCAAGTCAGAATATGGGATTTCATCTAAAGATATGAGCGAAAACCATTTTTTTCTCAATATAATTCCAAAAGTTATTCAGTTACATGGTTATGGAGATCCACTTCTGGATCAAAATATGGCTGAGTACGTCAGATTACTGCATGAAAAAGATTTTTTTTCTTATTTCAGCTGCAACCCGGCAAATATCAATATTGATGTAACCAGGGAAATGTTTGAAAACAATCTGGATTATATTAAATATTCACTTGAAAGTGTGTCTGACACAACACATAAAAAAATAAGGGGTAACGAATCAAATTTTTCAGACTCTTACAAAAAGATTTTGGAATTACTTGCAATTAAAAAAGAATTTGGATATAAGACAACAATAATCATAACTATGCTCGATCTCAACAGGCCGGATCAGATGGAAGATTTTAGAAAATTAAAATCTGCCTTTGCAGGAAAAGATGTCTATATCTATCTAAAAAGTGAAGATCAGCAGTGGTACAGAAAAGACTATCATGGAACTGCATCAGTACATTGGTCTGAAATATGTAAACATCCTTGGATGTCCATGACAATTAAATCAAATGGTGAAGCAGCCATGTGTATGGAAGACTTTAATAATGAGATAATACTTGGAGATGTCTCAAAAGAATCGTTGTTTGATATATGGAACGGTGAAAAATACCAACAATTCCGATGGGATCATTTCAACCTGAATTCTAATATTAAGTGCAAAGGGCAGTGTGATATGCACCTTATTGGTGAATATTGCAAGAATCAGGTATAA